The Arachis ipaensis cultivar K30076 chromosome B10, Araip1.1, whole genome shotgun sequence DNA window cttagttattttgagtactaattaattaattaagtaaacgaataaaataatagtactttaAAATGTCCGATCTTAAACTTTCCGTCAACTTCTTTTATTGTTTTGAATATTGATATGCGCCTAAGACAATCTCTTAATCagtttgaatttgtattttattttatttattgtgtTGAGTATTTCGGAACCAAAGAACGCGCTCTGCCAATGTTGCCATTTACTTAGGAAGTGATGGGATGCAAAGAATTTTTGGCTGGCTAAGGGTAGCAGAACTAATCAATTTTCCAGCTCCCTTGAATCTTGGCCATATCAACCTTAAATCCTTCAAAATCCATATGATTAAAATCTACAAACATGTCCACCTACACACTATCATTTTTCACATATTGGAGACAGACCAAAGATAAGCTTCTCTGTCTCGAGCTTGCCTCTCATTTGTTCTCTTGAACAATTCCTTCTCAAAACCTATAACGAGAAAAGCTTAAGTCAATCATTCAACACAAGCGAATAAAATTGTCTATAATCTCCGCATAATAATGAAAGGTAAAAGCCAGGTAACAAAAACGAAGGGCAAAATGAACCAACCATTACTACGATCAACTCCATCCCAATGTCGTCCCGGCCTTATCCCATAGCGATTTGGTGCAGCATCTAAACCTCTTTTCAACCAGCTGTGATCTGGAATATCTTGCGGAACAACAAAACCTGATTCTTTCATCTTCTCACCTTCTCCCAAATCCGGAAGAACAGGCTCTGGATATTTTTTCTTTACCAAATGTGCCATAGGATCACCCCATCTTAATCTTTCCTTGAGCATGTTGTCAAGTTCTGGATCGTCCCTGAAAGAAAACAAAACCATATTTAGTTATTTACAGCAACGAAGATGGGAGAAAACAGCAAAAGGATTCATCTTTTCAACAGCAATTTGGTGAAAACATTACATATCAAGGATAGCTTATGACCTGTTACAAACTAGGTAGTTATATAAGGGAACCCTATGTCTGTCACTGCCGGCGGCGAGGCACCCTCTGGTTGACGAGAAGAGTTCGGCGACGGCGGAGGCGGTGGCTGCTGTTGCCGCTggctgtgagagagagagagagagagagagagagagagagagagggggtagtGGCGTAGTGGATTAAGGTTTTGTGGGTTAGGAGGGCTGCTACTTAAGTATTTATATAAGGGAAAAGGATAGGAAGGTAAGTGTCAAGCAGCAAGAATTGaactcaaataataataatgacccaaacaaaaaaaaaagaactca harbors:
- the LOC107623271 gene encoding pre-mRNA-splicing factor cwf26-like, producing MLKERLRWGDPMAHLVKKKYPEPVLPDLGEGEKMKESGFVVPQDIPDHSWLKRGLDAAPNRYGIRPGRHWDGVDRSNGFEKELFKRTNERQARDREAYLWSVSNM